In the genome of Theobroma cacao cultivar B97-61/B2 unplaced genomic scaffold, Criollo_cocoa_genome_V2, whole genome shotgun sequence, the window AAGAATGGAGACAGAAAACTCTCTCATCTGAAGCAAAGGCTAATGAGCTACAAGAACAAATATCTGTGCTTAATGAAGAGATTGAGAGATTGCggaaggaaagagagagaaaaatagtGAGGGCCAGAAATAGGTCACCAATTAACCAAGAAGCACAAAATGAAACAGAGAAGCGGATACTTGTGTGTCACTTGAAGGAAAACCGTTGTGCGAATGATGATGGTTGCAACCAGAAGGAGCTCGTaagagatggaagaagaaagacGCAGACATGCACTGCTGGACTTCTCCCCAGACGCTCACCCCTCAGAGAAATTGGCAATATCTCAGCACTGATGAAGCAGCATGGTGAAGGAATCTTGCCATTGTTTTGCCTTCATAAAGAGGAAATGAAACGTTCATTTTAGATGACCTGAAACCtgatcaacaaggcttatcaAATGATTGGTTCACAGTTTCACCAGTACATTACCTTGTGAGCCACACAATTCATGAGCAGTAACATCACCAGAGTAGTTTTGAACCTTTTGACTATTTTACTGCTTCTAACTTGCCTTCAGGTGGAATCTATATGAGGGGAAGTGCTCGTACACAAACTTATAAATCTAGTCTAACAAACATATTCTGATGCCTGCCAACAATTTTGAAAAGCTGCATCGCTGTTACAGCTATCGGACACTAGATATATTAAGATAGCAAGAACACAATATTGAGCAGGCTAGTGATGTATCCAGATGGTAAAGCTATTATGAAAAGCAATCCATCTGATCAATCTTGTTAATTTTTCAGCAGCTAAATTTGCTGCACTGTGTTGAGCTCAGAATAtggtcaaataaaataatagctAATGCTACAAGGAGGTTTGACAAGTGCTCTCTAGTTTACCTCTAGTCCTTTTCCTTGGGTCATTATGTTCATACAGTCTTAAAAGATGTAAATGGTAAGAGTAAGGCTATACATATAAACCAACGCTTCTAAGTTAAAAAATGCTGTACAACTCCATCGGTTTTATAAGACTTACATGTCACCACACCACCTAGCACATTACTTACTactttttattacttttacgtgctgcttttgttttctttttagaaAGATGCCCGTAGCAGCCTTCTTTCCTTTGTTAAACATTGCGAGTGGCTTTGGATTTCTTTCAAATAGTCACTCACACCATTGAACTTGATGCTCTCTTCAAATCGTTGGAAGATCTACTTGCTTGCAAATATCATGGTGCCCATGCCAATGCTGAAAGCCAAAACCTCAACATGCTAATGATGACCGGATGACTTCAACTTTGCTCCAGAACCAGATAGTAGCAGTTTCCTCTCCGCCTCAGCTCAAAAGTCAAAAGATTTTTAGCAGAGAGGCTAAACGGAGACACCTGAAATATGCTTCAGGAAATCAGTGATACAACACaagtgcaaaaaaaaaaaaaaaaaNATTGTTTTGGTAGCGAGGCTTTAGTAAAAAAGTCTGCTAGTTGTGAATTGGTAGATTCATACTTTGGGTTCATTATTCCAGGAagcactttttctttgatgaaGTGATAGTCTATCTCAATGCGCTTGGTTCTTTCATGAAAGGTAAGATTCTTGCATATATGTATTGCTGATTGATTGTCACAATAGAAGTCTATAGTTGTTGTGTGCTTGATTCCAAGATCTTGTAGCAAGAAAATTAACAACATTGATTCACAACAAGCTGAAGCCATTGCTCTATACTCAACCTCAGTAGAGCTTCTAGCTATGACACTTTGTTTCTTAGACTTCCAGCTGATTAGAGAATTGTCAAGAAACATAGCATATCCAATGACAGACCTCCTGGTATTATGACACCTTGCCTAATCACTATTAGCATAAACTTTCaactataataaaaaatttgcaaGAAATAAAATTCCCTATCCTAGTGTAGCTTTAAGGTTTTTTAATCCGATATGCAGCTTGTAGATGAGTATCTCCTAGTTTGTCCATGAACTGTGATAAAGTTTGCACTataaaagtgatatcaagcctagtaaaaattagataaattagTTTGCCAACTAATTGCCTATATTTACTAGGATTTGATATTTGCTCTGTATCATTAGCCTTTGTCAGCTTGCAACTATAATCAATTAGGGTTGTAACAGGCTTACACCCTAGCATTCCATGTTCATTCAATGAGTTTAGAACATATTTCTGACACCAAAGAATTCCTTTATTCAATCATGCTATTTCCAAGCCTAGGAAATACTTTGGTGTTCCTTggtttttaagtttaaagttTTTCTCCAAGTAAGTTTTTACATCCACTGCAAGTTCTAGACTAGAGCTAGCTATCACTATGTCATCCACATAGAGTAACAAGCTAATGAAACCATCATTAGAACTCTTGGTAAATAGGGAGTAGTCAGCCTTAGATTGAACAAAaccataattcattaaacaTTTAGTGAATTTTGTATTCCATTGCCTTAAGTACTAGGTTACAAATCTTTCAGTCAATCTAATTGTTAATTTCCTCATCAACATGTTTATCGATTAGTAAGTATAACAAATATGAtaagtttaaataaataatatattttaattaaaatttaattttaaaatatattaaattatgaaaattttaaatttgacttAAATAAATGGTTGAGGCTCTTGAGCCAGAGCCGGAGGTTTTAAGATGCTAGTAAGCCAAGCTTGGCTCAGCCCGACACATATATGCTCTAAGTGAAATGAGATGACAAACGAACCAAACATATTTAGAAGATTTGAGCCCCATCCATGTAGCTTCCTTGCAACTGCAATACGAACCCATTATGCTGATTTAGAAAATGCTTctagcaaaataaatttaatgaaagtCACGTAAAGGGTTTTACTTGATTCACAAACAAAtttgaggaaaagaaaaattccaAGGAAAAATAAGGTTGGTAGAAGGATACcttaaattcttaaaaaaaaatcgaagGAAAATAGCAGTGAaattagttttctttaaagaaaaatatttctaatactctgtttctttttccttttctttatgGCAGAAACATACCCTGCGTAATGATGCTCTTGTTCCCTTCGCTCTGTCCGCGTCCagaaacataagtaaaagcaGAAGTTGAGGCAGGGGGTTTCTTTACCGTCAAACCTTCGATATGAAGttaatattagtttatttAGAGCTTgtttggtttaatttttttaatttaaaaattattataaagtttttataaaaaataataattttaaaattaagttaaaattgttggtaatactttttataaattcttttttgtaGATAAGCTATTTggtaaaacaatttatataaaccataaagaatatttaataaataactttatattaaTTACATTCAATCTAAATCATTGATTTACTAAAATTCATCtttttatatcttttactatggaaaataattgaaaacaatttaatcataataatttatcTCTTGGATATTGATTCTATAGCAATTTTTTATGGAATACTAAAACCTAAATTAAaactgaaataaaaaaaataaacataaaataatttgaaagagaTTAGAAATTTGGATTAAGCTATATAATCAAGTCTAACAATATCAACTTCGTGAcataaaagaatgaaaaaaatatatcattcATGGTTTGGAAGtcaattttcatctaatttATTTCAACAACTGTTGatctatttgatttattttaatcataatcaataaatattatatacacaaaaaaattaaaaataaataaatatcacataattatcatatcaaacaataaattgagaaatatcaaataataaagagagttttcaaaaaaaaaagaatgataaacaagacaaaaaagaaataatactTTAATGCGATTG includes:
- the LOC18589860 gene encoding uncharacterized protein LOC18589860, with protein sequence MAAWMDHGMPTISGCFFCHLIEGKLQKQPHPIDGCSKVKEWRQKTLSSEAKANELQEQISVLNEEIERLRKERERKIVRARNRSPINQEAQNETEKRILVCHLKENRCANDDGCNQKELVRDGRRKTQTCTAGLLPRRSPLREIGNISALMKQHGEGILPLFCLHKEEMKRSF